The following are encoded together in the Chiloscyllium plagiosum isolate BGI_BamShark_2017 chromosome 19, ASM401019v2, whole genome shotgun sequence genome:
- the kics2 gene encoding KICSTOR subunit 2: protein MSDPPAGLGPGQGPVPVEQAVLETFFSQLGVCSHDRAKDYVEREKESSRSAGPSWSGILAALAHLAAAEKAYHSMGFLGQKLGGQSFFSRKDSIRSIYTSLHSELRKLATTAQNSATGTPPYLEELLSHLSEQLCFFIQARMEIADFYEKMYSLSTQKSIHSTEVVHALEAILQKYSSRFHHPILSPLESSFQLEVDVLAQLLKAQNEISEWKFLPSLLNLHSAHSKLQSWGQTFEKQRETRKHLFGGQTQKALQPPHLFLWLAKLKTALLAKFTFYFHEALGRQTTPSEMKALTAKTNPDYCGKISSFIRKYDVENVSLIFDNRGSETFQGHGYHHPHSYREAPKGVDQYPAVVSLPTDRPLIHWPNVIMIMTDRAAELNTLDKIVYFYDDKVQSTYFLTRPEPQFTIVVIFVSRKSEKDSHFLSFLNELSSSLKNSKPFASLKPGSKG from the exons ATGAGCGATCCCCCGGCGGGGCTGGGCCCGGGTCAGGGCCCGGTGCCGGTGGAGCAGGCGGTCTTGGAGACCTTCTTCTCGCAGCTGGGGGTGTGCTCCCATGACCGCGCCAAGGACTATGTGGAGCGGGAGAAGGAGAGCAGCCGCAGCGCGGGCCCCTCCTGGAGCGGAATCCTCGCCGCACTCGCTCACCTGGCGGCCGCCGAGAAGGCCTACCACAGCATGGGCTTCCTGGGGCAGAAACTGG GTGGGCAGTCATTCTTCAGTCGGAAGGATTCCATTCGATCTATCTACACGTCCCTCCACAGTGAGCTGCGCAAGTTGGCCACCACTGCACAGAACTCAGCGACAGGGACCCCCCCCTATCTGGAAGAGCTCCTCTCCCACCTTTCCGAGCAGCTTTGCTTTTTCATTCAGGCTCGAATGGAAATCGCTGACTTCTATGAGAAGATGTATTCCCTCAGCACACAGAAGTCCATCCATTCGACAGAGGTGGTGCACGCGCTGGAGGCTATTCTGCAGAAATACAGTTCCAG GTTCCATCACCCCATCTTGAGCCCATTGGAGAGTAGCTTCCAGCTGGAGGTGGACGTGCTGGCTCAGCTGCTGAAGGCGCAAAATGAGATCAGTGAGTGGAAGTTCCTCCCATCGCTGCTGAACCTGCACAGCGCCCACtccaagctgcagagctgggggCAGACTTTTGAGAAGCAGCGGGAGACCAGGAAGCACCTATTCGGGGGCCAGACCCAGAAGGCCCTTCAGCCACCGCACCTCTTCCTGTGGCTGGCCAAGCTGAAGACCGCCCTGTTGGCCAAGTTCACCTTCTACTTCCACGAGGCGCTGGGCCGCCAGACCACCCCATCGGAAATGAAGGCCTTGACCGCAAAGACCAACCCGGATTACTGCGGCAAGATCTCAAGCTTCATTCGCAAGTACGACGTCGAGAATGTCTCGCTGATATTCGACAACAGGGGCTCTGAGACTTTCCAAGGCCACGGATACCACCACCCGCACTCATATAGGGAAGCACCCAAGGGGGTTGATCAATACCCGGCCGTTGTTTCCTTGCCCACTGACCGGCCCCTAATACACTGGCCCAACGTGATCATGATCATGACGGACCGAGCAGCAGAACTGAATACTTTGGACAAAATCGTCTACTTTTATGATGACAAGGTACAGAGCACCTACTTCCTGACCCGCCCCGAGCCCCAGTTCACCATTGTGGTCATCTTCGTCTCCAGGAAGTCGGAGAAagactctcactttctctccttcctCAACGAGCTCTCGAGCTCCCTGAAGAACTCCAAGCCCTTTGCCAGTCTGAAACCAGGATCAAAAGGCTGA